Proteins from a genomic interval of Terriglobales bacterium:
- a CDS encoding OmpA family protein, protein MKPLISFGLALGLAITAAGQNPSAASSAPKSGTASVSHQIKAINYRNGSSSKIDMQGTQLMSTAMGEAKVQSRTGRVEVDLKMYGLEPANKFGMEYLTYVLWAISPQGRAVNMGELVLDHDQAKLKATTELQTFGLVVTAEPYFAVTQPGSLVVAENVLRTDTAGLAQQIQFSYELLGRDAYSSTNARINDAIFGIDSKTPLELFEARNAVRIAHNSNADKYAPSALASAEKSLQQAENAYRTKQKSQVATFARDAAQTAEDARVMSLKKQEEERLAREAADREAQAKAQAQAEALRRQQAEQDRAEAERMRKEAEQAAQQAEQAKAEAEAARQAALQQQQQAEAARQAAVAQQQQLAAEADKARAAAAEADRLRQQAEKDKADLRAKLLQQLNSVLETHDTARGLIANMGDVLFETGKYELKPEARERLARVSGILLAYSSLKVAIEGHTDSTGSDEFNQRLSEQRAEAVRDYLVTQGVAASGITARGFGSMQPVASNDTAEGRQHNRRVELVLSGDAIGTTSDVATATTPAAQQ, encoded by the coding sequence ATGAAACCACTCATCAGTTTTGGATTGGCGCTTGGTCTGGCGATCACCGCGGCCGGACAGAATCCGAGCGCTGCATCGTCCGCTCCCAAATCGGGAACGGCCTCGGTTTCGCATCAGATTAAGGCGATCAATTATCGCAATGGCTCCTCGTCGAAGATTGACATGCAGGGAACTCAGCTCATGTCCACAGCGATGGGCGAAGCTAAAGTTCAGAGCCGCACGGGTCGCGTCGAAGTTGACCTCAAAATGTATGGGCTCGAGCCGGCAAACAAGTTCGGCATGGAGTATTTGACGTACGTGCTGTGGGCGATCAGTCCGCAGGGTCGCGCGGTGAATATGGGCGAGCTCGTGCTCGATCACGATCAGGCGAAGCTGAAAGCTACGACCGAGCTTCAGACTTTTGGACTCGTCGTTACTGCCGAGCCCTACTTTGCCGTAACGCAGCCGGGCAGCTTGGTTGTTGCAGAGAACGTACTACGCACCGACACCGCAGGCTTAGCGCAGCAGATCCAGTTTAGCTACGAGTTGCTTGGACGGGATGCCTACTCCTCGACCAACGCTCGTATCAACGATGCCATTTTCGGAATCGATTCGAAGACGCCGCTTGAGCTCTTTGAGGCGCGTAATGCGGTAAGAATCGCGCACAATTCGAATGCCGACAAGTACGCTCCCAGTGCGTTGGCCAGCGCTGAGAAGTCGCTGCAGCAGGCGGAGAACGCTTATCGCACGAAGCAGAAGTCGCAGGTTGCGACGTTCGCTCGCGATGCGGCGCAGACGGCCGAAGACGCGCGCGTGATGTCGCTCAAGAAGCAGGAAGAAGAGCGTTTGGCACGCGAAGCGGCTGACCGTGAGGCGCAGGCCAAGGCACAAGCTCAGGCGGAGGCGCTGCGTCGTCAGCAGGCGGAGCAGGATCGTGCGGAAGCCGAGCGCATGCGCAAGGAAGCTGAGCAAGCCGCGCAGCAGGCCGAGCAGGCGAAGGCCGAGGCTGAAGCTGCACGTCAGGCGGCCCTGCAGCAGCAACAACAAGCGGAGGCTGCGCGCCAGGCAGCGGTAGCGCAACAGCAGCAACTCGCGGCCGAAGCGGACAAAGCTCGCGCAGCAGCAGCCGAAGCCGACCGTCTGCGTCAGCAAGCGGAAAAGGACAAAGCCGACTTGCGCGCGAAGCTCCTGCAACAGCTCAATTCGGTGCTGGAGACGCACGATACGGCTCGCGGCTTAATCGCCAACATGGGCGACGTCCTGTTCGAGACCGGCAAGTATGAGCTGAAGCCAGAAGCGCGCGAGCGTCTGGCCAGGGTCTCGGGAATTCTGCTGGCATACTCGAGTTTGAAGGTCGCGATTGAAGGCCACACCGATTCGACGGGAAGCGATGAGTTCAACCAGCGGCTCTCAGAACAGCGTGCAGAAGCAGTCCGGGACTACTTGGTCACTCAAGGCGTCGCTGCGAGCGGGATAACCGCGCGCGGCTTTGGCAGCATGCAACCTGTGGCTTCGAACGACACGGCGGAAGGACGCCAGCACAACCGTCGCGTTGAGCTGGTGCTCTCGGGTGACGCCATCGGGACGACCAGTGATGTAGCCACCGCCACAACTCCCGCGGCGCAGCAATAA
- a CDS encoding GNAT family N-acetyltransferase: MPEAAQSSKVKMISVDTLTEHDWPSVRRIYEEGIATGDATFETSAPNWPEWDAAHLRSPRLVARGEDQVLGWAALSPVSRRQVYAGVAEVSVYVAAEARGQKIGQRLLRALVEASEQSGIWTLQAGIFPENIASLAMHKACGFTSVGKRKRIGRMDGRWRDTILMERRSDIVGLE; encoded by the coding sequence ATGCCTGAAGCAGCTCAAAGTTCAAAGGTGAAGATGATATCCGTCGATACACTGACGGAACACGACTGGCCCTCCGTTCGCCGTATCTACGAAGAAGGTATAGCCACGGGAGACGCAACCTTCGAGACATCTGCCCCAAATTGGCCCGAATGGGATGCAGCGCACCTGCGTAGCCCGCGTCTGGTTGCGCGTGGCGAAGACCAGGTGCTGGGCTGGGCGGCATTAAGCCCGGTCTCCCGTCGGCAAGTCTACGCAGGAGTCGCAGAAGTAAGCGTATATGTGGCCGCGGAGGCTCGCGGCCAGAAGATTGGGCAGCGCCTCCTGCGCGCGCTTGTGGAAGCCTCAGAACAATCGGGCATCTGGACACTCCAAGCCGGCATATTCCCGGAAAACATCGCCAGCCTTGCGATGCACAAAGCCTGTGGCTTCACCAGCGTCGGCAAAAGAAAACGAATCGGACGCATGGACGGACGCTGGCGCGACACAATCCTCATGGAACGGCGCAGCGACATTGTCGGTCTAGAGTAG
- a CDS encoding ATP-binding cassette domain-containing protein: MGAVTVTTNGHPPSTEVVLDFNDVEVGFDRHLVLRGISFQLHRGETKVVFGVAGSGKSVLLKLALGLLKPDAGTITVLGEEITSMPEQQLFGLRRKIGMVFQESALFDSLTVEENVAFRLMEEHLPREEVRERVKEALRFVELEHTIDKFPAQLSGGMRRRVAIARAIITQPEIIFYDSPTGGLDPITSTTIVELLVKQRDVYQTSALMVTHRLQDGFTMATHRFDREKGQMVKVKNSDVNTSTSFLILRDGKVIFDGTGRELAESTDEYIKEYIS; this comes from the coding sequence ATGGGAGCGGTTACGGTAACGACTAACGGTCATCCGCCGTCGACCGAAGTCGTTCTGGACTTCAACGACGTCGAAGTTGGCTTCGATCGGCATTTGGTTTTACGCGGCATCTCGTTTCAACTCCATCGCGGCGAAACCAAGGTTGTCTTTGGTGTTGCTGGATCAGGCAAAAGTGTTCTGCTGAAGCTCGCCCTCGGTCTTCTCAAGCCTGATGCCGGCACGATTACCGTATTGGGAGAGGAAATCACTTCGATGCCGGAGCAGCAACTGTTTGGACTCCGGCGCAAGATTGGAATGGTGTTCCAGGAAAGCGCGTTGTTCGATTCACTTACAGTAGAAGAGAACGTCGCCTTTCGTTTAATGGAAGAGCATCTGCCTCGCGAAGAAGTCCGCGAGCGTGTGAAAGAAGCCCTGCGCTTCGTGGAACTCGAACATACCATCGACAAATTTCCCGCGCAGCTTTCCGGCGGCATGCGTCGGCGCGTTGCCATCGCGCGCGCCATCATCACGCAGCCGGAAATCATTTTTTACGATTCTCCTACTGGTGGCCTCGATCCGATCACCTCGACAACGATCGTCGAGCTCCTGGTGAAGCAGCGCGACGTGTATCAGACCTCAGCCTTGATGGTCACGCACCGCTTGCAAGACGGTTTTACCATGGCCACGCACCGCTTCGACCGGGAAAAAGGGCAGATGGTGAAGGTGAAGAACTCTGACGTGAACACCAGCACATCGTTTCTGATTTTGCGAGATGGCAAAGTGATCTTCGACGGCACCGGACGGGAACTCGCCGAAAGCACTGACGAATACATCAAGGAATATATTTCCTGA
- a CDS encoding ABC transporter permease, with the protein MFRNSPEQAIKERVLAVQEYSLLAGEAVANLARRPRYLSDMLLQADFIGFGSLPIVGLTGLSIGAVLALQTSTTLQQFGSVSLTGQLVSFSMIKEIGPVLTSLMLAGRAATGMASELGSMKVTEQIDAMRALGTDPIKKLVTPRVVSTVIMLFFLTILSDLMGLFGGFIVAVGRLGLSTQQYWTSTYQQLQFADVFQGLLKPFFFGFIIATVGCYYGVSTKGGTQGVGRSTTQAMVASSVLILIVDFFLTQLLIGIFGR; encoded by the coding sequence ATGTTCCGAAATTCGCCTGAGCAGGCCATTAAGGAAAGAGTTCTGGCCGTGCAGGAGTATTCGCTCCTGGCCGGAGAGGCTGTTGCCAATCTCGCGCGGCGTCCACGCTACCTGAGCGACATGCTTCTGCAGGCCGACTTCATCGGCTTCGGTTCTCTTCCCATTGTGGGACTCACGGGACTTTCAATCGGCGCGGTGCTCGCGCTTCAGACCTCTACTACTCTTCAGCAGTTCGGATCTGTATCGCTCACCGGCCAACTTGTCTCGTTCTCAATGATCAAGGAGATCGGGCCCGTGCTCACGAGCCTGATGCTCGCGGGGCGGGCGGCCACCGGAATGGCGAGCGAGTTGGGATCGATGAAGGTGACCGAGCAGATCGATGCGATGCGCGCGCTCGGCACCGATCCCATCAAGAAGCTGGTGACGCCTCGGGTGGTCTCGACCGTGATCATGCTGTTTTTCCTCACGATCCTCTCTGACTTGATGGGATTGTTCGGCGGCTTCATTGTCGCGGTCGGTCGCCTGGGATTGTCCACTCAGCAATACTGGACGAGTACGTATCAGCAGCTGCAATTTGCCGATGTCTTCCAAGGGCTCCTCAAGCCTTTTTTCTTCGGCTTCATCATCGCCACCGTCGGGTGCTACTACGGAGTCTCGACAAAAGGCGGTACACAGGGTGTCGGACGGTCGACCACTCAAGCAATGGTCGCCTCGTCAGTCTTGATCCTGATTGTGGACTTCTTTCTCACCCAGCTACTCATTGGGATCTTCGGCCGATGA
- a CDS encoding sigma-54 dependent transcriptional regulator — MHQVESANGSILIVDDEAAIRESLETLLAIEGYNVEAARSAEEGLAMLAASPRDLVLLDFALPDRNGIEVLEEIRDRDPGLPVIMITAYGTVENAVKAIQAGATNFIQKPWDNEKLLADVRASISRLRIEEENRQLKRALKQRYSFENIIGKSEAMLKVFDLVAQVAPSRSTVLVQGESGTGKELIAKAIHANSPRKDGPFVPVNTGSMPTELLESTLFGHVKGAFTSAIASKKGLFEIANKGTLFLDEIGTMGLDTQAKILRVLQDRKFMHLGGVQEVQVDVRIIAATNVDLKQLVKEGKFREDLYYRLNVISVNLPPLRNRMEDVPLLVNHFLSRFSEENGLPTRHFTAEAMRPLLNYSWPGNVRELENVIERAVVLSSGTNIGIDLLPESILGDNSMPVLTPDSSNASLFDIMEDCERRVIVTMLEKCGWNQTEAAERFRIPLSTLNQKIKRLNIEVRKRGREA, encoded by the coding sequence ATGCATCAGGTGGAATCCGCCAACGGATCAATTCTGATCGTCGACGATGAAGCTGCGATCCGCGAATCGCTCGAAACCCTGCTTGCGATCGAAGGCTACAATGTCGAAGCCGCCCGCAGCGCCGAAGAAGGTTTGGCCATGCTCGCCGCTTCTCCGCGCGATCTCGTTTTGCTCGACTTTGCTCTTCCTGACCGAAATGGGATTGAGGTGCTCGAAGAAATCCGCGACCGCGATCCCGGCCTGCCGGTCATCATGATCACCGCCTATGGCACGGTCGAGAACGCCGTAAAGGCGATCCAGGCGGGAGCGACCAACTTCATCCAGAAGCCTTGGGATAACGAGAAGCTCCTCGCAGATGTGCGCGCATCGATCTCGCGTCTGCGCATCGAGGAAGAGAACCGTCAGCTCAAGCGTGCTCTCAAACAGCGCTACAGCTTCGAGAACATCATTGGCAAGAGCGAAGCGATGCTCAAGGTTTTCGACCTCGTGGCACAGGTGGCTCCGAGTCGCTCTACTGTGCTCGTTCAGGGTGAAAGTGGTACCGGAAAGGAACTGATCGCGAAAGCCATTCACGCGAACTCCCCGCGTAAAGATGGTCCATTCGTTCCGGTGAACACAGGCTCGATGCCTACCGAGCTTCTCGAATCGACGCTCTTCGGCCACGTGAAAGGCGCCTTCACCAGCGCAATCGCTTCCAAAAAGGGACTATTCGAGATTGCGAATAAAGGCACGCTCTTCCTCGATGAAATAGGAACCATGGGCCTCGATACGCAGGCCAAGATTCTGCGTGTGCTGCAGGACCGGAAGTTCATGCATCTTGGCGGCGTGCAGGAAGTACAAGTCGATGTCCGCATCATCGCCGCCACTAATGTCGATCTCAAACAACTTGTGAAGGAAGGGAAGTTCCGCGAGGATCTCTACTATCGCCTGAACGTCATCAGCGTGAATCTGCCGCCGCTACGCAACCGCATGGAAGACGTTCCGCTGCTGGTCAATCATTTTCTCAGTCGCTTCTCCGAAGAGAACGGCTTGCCGACACGCCATTTCACGGCGGAAGCGATGCGTCCGCTCCTGAACTACTCCTGGCCTGGGAATGTACGCGAGTTGGAAAACGTGATCGAGCGTGCCGTCGTTCTCTCGTCAGGAACCAACATCGGAATCGATCTGTTGCCTGAATCGATCCTCGGTGACAACTCCATGCCCGTCTTAACCCCGGACTCCAGCAACGCCTCTCTCTTTGACATCATGGAGGACTGCGAGAGGCGTGTGATCGTCACCATGCTCGAAAAGTGCGGTTGGAACCAAACCGAAGCCGCCGAGCGCTTCCGCATTCCGCTTTCAACTTTGAATCAGAAAATCAAACGATTGAATATCGAAGTGAGAAAACGGGGAAGAGAAGCTTAA
- a CDS encoding ATP-binding protein: protein MTRESQLRAAAVVLALCTVACVVFGAINFQKEREYLIPDDGIWWLETSGHLYAQRVNPQGPGERAGIKPGDQLSDINGQPVRNAASRVRNLFQTGTYSKATYGVIRNGVRLEAPVILVPADKSLNIGLRLIALIYLGIGLYVLLRRWSAPKSTHFFVFCLSSFVLYAFHYTGKLNAFDWIVYWSSVVASMLQPTLFLHFALTFPEPKSWLKRHRWLIPMLYLPGLLVVGAYVIANTTLAPTERLRWNLDRLDIICLSSLFVLSAAVLVDTYRRITTPLLRQQMKWVTRGTILAIAPYTLFSVIPYLMGMEPSALTKISVLSLVFLPLTFGYAIIRYRLMDVDLIFKRGMSYTLATAIITLLNLLIIGAVAEKVHSSLPNAGEWGLIVAVVITALLFDPIKRGIQHRLDRLFYRKQYDYRRTLVEFARDLNSETDLRAMLSAVVDRLAHTLRVDRVAVFLASENAEDLEKFFLAKSFGIGSAGDLDLDFLGRLSDQRSPAHLFFENTHNVLNASPAAQAAIAKLELNYYIPCRVQNRTIAILGMGKTVDSDYLSSEDVELLETLSGYIGIAIQNARLYASLQQRAAAYERLKEFNENIVESISVGVLAVDLADRVESWNSQMEVMYATPRAQALGRSLSNLFPAEFVQEYYRIRQSPGIHNFYKFRLETPAGETRVANIAIAPLVTRQFEVVGRIIIVDDITERLDLESQLSQAEKMSSIGLLAAGVAHEVNTPLAVISSYTQMLAKHLQGDEKRSAILEKITQQTFRASEIVNSLLNFSRTSGSEFQILDLNKVIQDTLTLLEHQFKTSRVRVESELYSQLPSIMGNSGKLQQVFLNLFLNAKDAMPNGGTLRVSTSNGDGVRVMVSDTGSGIAPEHLNRIYDPFFTTKTKAGEGQRRGTGLGLSVTYGIIQEHAGKIQVNSRQGQGTTFALEFPMMRKAVNV, encoded by the coding sequence ATGACCAGGGAATCTCAACTGCGTGCCGCAGCCGTTGTGCTGGCTCTCTGCACGGTCGCGTGCGTCGTCTTCGGTGCAATCAACTTCCAGAAAGAGCGCGAGTACCTGATTCCTGACGACGGTATATGGTGGCTGGAAACCAGCGGACATCTCTACGCACAGCGTGTGAACCCACAAGGGCCGGGCGAGCGTGCGGGCATCAAGCCTGGCGATCAGCTCTCCGACATCAACGGGCAGCCGGTGCGCAATGCCGCATCCCGCGTACGCAATCTGTTCCAAACTGGAACTTATTCCAAAGCCACATATGGCGTAATCCGCAATGGTGTGCGCCTCGAAGCGCCGGTCATTCTCGTCCCCGCAGATAAGTCGCTGAACATCGGCCTGCGGCTGATTGCACTGATTTATCTCGGCATTGGCCTTTATGTTCTGCTCAGGCGCTGGTCGGCTCCGAAATCCACGCACTTTTTTGTCTTCTGCCTGAGTTCGTTCGTTCTTTACGCCTTCCACTACACCGGCAAGCTGAACGCGTTTGATTGGATTGTTTATTGGTCGAGCGTTGTCGCCAGCATGCTGCAACCAACGCTCTTCCTGCACTTCGCGCTCACGTTTCCTGAGCCCAAGAGCTGGCTAAAGCGGCATCGCTGGCTTATCCCAATGCTGTACCTCCCAGGACTACTGGTAGTTGGTGCCTACGTAATCGCCAACACTACACTGGCGCCGACTGAGCGGCTGCGCTGGAATCTGGATCGGCTTGACATCATCTGCCTTTCGAGCCTGTTCGTGCTCTCGGCCGCCGTGCTGGTAGATACCTACCGACGCATCACCACGCCTCTGCTGCGCCAGCAGATGAAGTGGGTGACGCGCGGAACCATTCTGGCCATCGCTCCTTACACGCTGTTCTCCGTGATTCCTTACCTGATGGGAATGGAGCCGAGCGCACTCACGAAGATTTCGGTTCTTTCGCTGGTATTCCTGCCGCTGACGTTTGGTTACGCCATCATTCGCTACCGTTTGATGGACGTAGATCTTATTTTCAAACGCGGCATGTCGTACACGTTGGCTACGGCGATCATCACGCTGCTGAATCTTTTGATCATCGGAGCCGTTGCCGAAAAGGTTCACTCCTCGCTGCCCAACGCCGGCGAGTGGGGATTGATCGTCGCCGTCGTAATCACTGCGTTACTGTTTGATCCGATCAAGCGCGGTATCCAACACCGTCTCGATCGGCTCTTCTACCGCAAGCAATACGACTATCGCCGCACGCTCGTCGAGTTCGCGCGTGACTTGAATTCTGAGACCGATCTGCGCGCCATGCTCTCTGCTGTGGTGGATCGTCTTGCACATACGTTGCGAGTGGATCGCGTTGCTGTTTTCCTCGCGAGTGAAAATGCGGAAGATCTGGAAAAATTCTTCTTAGCAAAGTCGTTCGGAATCGGCTCAGCAGGCGATCTGGATTTAGATTTCCTCGGCCGCTTGTCCGATCAGCGCTCGCCAGCGCATTTATTCTTCGAGAATACGCACAACGTTCTCAATGCCAGCCCGGCAGCGCAAGCAGCCATAGCGAAACTAGAGCTGAACTACTACATTCCCTGTCGCGTGCAGAATCGCACGATCGCGATTCTGGGTATGGGCAAGACCGTCGACAGCGACTATCTCTCCAGCGAAGATGTCGAGTTGCTCGAAACGCTCTCCGGTTACATCGGCATCGCCATCCAGAATGCCCGGCTCTACGCCTCCCTGCAACAGAGAGCGGCTGCCTATGAACGCTTGAAAGAATTCAACGAAAACATCGTCGAATCAATCAGTGTTGGTGTGCTGGCGGTCGATCTCGCTGACCGCGTTGAGTCCTGGAACTCGCAGATGGAAGTCATGTATGCCACACCGCGAGCACAGGCTCTCGGACGCTCATTGAGCAATCTCTTTCCCGCTGAGTTCGTGCAGGAGTATTACCGCATCCGCCAATCGCCCGGCATTCACAACTTCTACAAGTTCCGCCTGGAGACGCCTGCCGGCGAGACTCGTGTCGCTAACATCGCCATTGCACCCCTCGTAACGCGGCAATTCGAAGTTGTCGGGCGAATCATCATCGTGGATGACATCACCGAGCGGCTCGATCTTGAGTCCCAACTCTCGCAGGCGGAAAAAATGTCCTCGATTGGCTTGCTTGCCGCTGGAGTCGCGCATGAGGTCAACACGCCGCTCGCTGTGATCTCCTCTTACACGCAAATGCTCGCCAAGCATCTGCAAGGTGACGAGAAGCGCTCGGCGATTCTTGAGAAGATCACGCAGCAGACCTTTCGCGCGTCAGAGATAGTCAACAGCCTGCTGAACTTCTCGCGCACAAGCGGCAGCGAGTTCCAGATTCTCGATCTCAACAAAGTCATACAGGATACGCTCACTCTGCTCGAACACCAGTTCAAGACCAGCCGAGTGCGCGTCGAAAGTGAACTCTACAGTCAGCTACCCAGCATCATGGGCAACAGCGGCAAGCTGCAGCAAGTCTTCCTGAATCTGTTTCTCAACGCCAAAGACGCTATGCCGAATGGAGGCACGCTGCGAGTAAGCACTTCAAACGGAGATGGCGTGCGCGTTATGGTGTCTGACACCGGCAGCGGCATCGCTCCCGAGCATCTGAACCGCATCTACGATCCATTCTTCACTACGAAGACGAAAGCCGGTGAAGGACAGCGACGCGGAACCGGGCTCGGCCTCTCCGTGACCTACGGAATCATTCAAGAGCATGCCGGCAAGATTCAGGTCAACAGCCGCCAGGGCCAAGGCACGACGTTCGCCCTCGAATTTCCTATGATGAGAAAGGCAGTCAATGTCTGA
- a CDS encoding tetratricopeptide repeat protein — translation MTLVKTALLRLLLSSLLLTSLLFAEEKSFRISIPKHTKPTPVQALNRDGVKAVEKHDYERAKKLFYKAYLIDPNDPFTLNNLGYMSELEGDVDRAQRFYQLSQEQNSQATVDQSSNDDLKGKTVAAVAGHAQTGDVQLNVLSVEAISLLNKDRVAEADEALQKALRLNPRDPFTLNNMGYVKEKEGELESAVNYYRAAADSNSDEPVVVTVNKSWRGRAISKVAASNARKVQSALKKEDSTEAKVARLNQRGVSALNSNDRKKAREYFEQAFKLDPNDAFALNNMGYVAELNGDRESADYYYAKAKAADNHEKHVTLASRPEDEGKKLVEVANKNDNKAEASIAAEQDLLRRSGKSPALIERETGRPVVVTPTDQNLENDQNNQQNPPEPQLKHRGDQSPR, via the coding sequence ATGACCCTGGTGAAAACTGCTCTATTGCGACTGCTGCTCTCATCGCTACTCCTCACGTCTCTGCTGTTTGCGGAAGAGAAATCTTTCCGTATCAGTATTCCCAAACACACGAAGCCTACCCCCGTTCAGGCGCTGAATCGCGACGGCGTAAAGGCGGTGGAGAAGCACGATTATGAGCGTGCGAAGAAGCTCTTCTACAAGGCATATTTAATCGACCCCAACGATCCCTTCACACTCAACAATCTTGGCTACATGTCCGAGCTCGAAGGAGATGTCGATCGCGCACAGCGTTTTTATCAGCTTTCGCAGGAGCAGAATTCACAGGCTACAGTCGATCAATCTAGCAACGACGATCTCAAGGGCAAAACCGTCGCGGCCGTTGCCGGTCATGCGCAGACCGGAGACGTACAACTCAACGTGCTGAGCGTCGAAGCCATCAGCCTTCTCAATAAAGATCGAGTCGCTGAAGCGGACGAGGCCTTGCAGAAGGCGCTCCGCCTGAATCCCCGCGATCCTTTCACGCTGAACAATATGGGATACGTGAAAGAAAAAGAGGGAGAGCTGGAATCGGCCGTTAACTACTACCGCGCCGCGGCAGATTCGAACTCGGACGAGCCAGTAGTTGTCACAGTAAACAAGTCGTGGCGAGGGCGTGCTATCAGCAAAGTCGCGGCTTCCAATGCCAGGAAAGTTCAGTCGGCGCTGAAGAAGGAAGACTCGACCGAGGCAAAGGTCGCTCGCCTGAATCAGCGTGGCGTCTCTGCCCTGAATTCCAATGATCGGAAGAAAGCCCGCGAATACTTCGAGCAGGCTTTCAAACTCGATCCCAACGACGCCTTCGCACTGAACAACATGGGATACGTTGCCGAACTAAACGGGGACCGCGAGTCTGCCGACTACTACTACGCAAAAGCGAAGGCAGCAGACAATCACGAGAAGCATGTAACACTGGCGAGCCGTCCGGAAGATGAAGGTAAGAAATTGGTCGAAGTCGCCAATAAGAACGACAACAAGGCAGAAGCCAGCATTGCCGCCGAGCAGGACTTACTGCGCCGTTCCGGTAAGAGTCCGGCCCTTATCGAGCGTGAGACGGGTCGTCCGGTTGTGGTCACCCCGACAGATCAGAACCTCGAGAACGATCAGAACAACCAGCAAAATCCGCCTGAACCGCAGCTAAAGCACAGAGGAGATCAAAGTCCCAGATAG
- a CDS encoding dihydrofolate reductase family protein has product MRPLRYSINVTLDGCCDHREISPDEDLHRHAVENLNQADALLFGRVTYEMMEAAFRPPASPGARPDWMEPFARRINAAKKYVVSSTLTKDRVDWNAELLRGDLGQAVQQLKQESGKGLLVGGVKLPFALAEMGLIDEYEFVVQPRLVGHGPTLFGGLSKRFDLKLVSQREFGSGAVALRYEPRR; this is encoded by the coding sequence ATGCGACCTCTTCGTTACTCCATCAACGTCACACTGGACGGCTGCTGCGACCATCGTGAAATTTCTCCGGACGAAGACTTGCATCGGCACGCCGTCGAGAACCTCAACCAGGCCGATGCCCTCCTCTTTGGCCGGGTGACTTACGAAATGATGGAAGCAGCATTTCGTCCGCCGGCGTCGCCGGGAGCGAGGCCTGATTGGATGGAACCCTTCGCCCGCAGGATCAACGCAGCAAAAAAGTATGTCGTGTCAAGCACCTTGACTAAGGACCGCGTCGATTGGAACGCGGAGCTCCTACGCGGCGATCTAGGGCAAGCCGTTCAGCAACTCAAGCAGGAGTCAGGGAAGGGACTATTGGTGGGAGGCGTGAAGCTCCCATTCGCCTTGGCGGAGATGGGATTGATCGACGAATACGAGTTCGTGGTGCAGCCCAGGCTAGTGGGCCACGGTCCGACGTTGTTCGGAGGCCTATCAAAGCGTTTCGATTTAAAGCTCGTGAGCCAACGGGAATTCGGCTCAGGCGCAGTGGCACTGCGGTATGAGCCAAGAAGATAG
- a CDS encoding PadR family transcriptional regulator, protein MKTRYQSRIEILQGTLDLLILQTLQWGPQHGYGISQAIRFRSGELFDVETGSLYPALHRLERSGWISSEWKTSENKQRVKQYRLTAAGKRQLAHERSRWERLASAIAGILSPQE, encoded by the coding sequence ATGAAGACGCGATATCAAAGTCGCATTGAGATACTGCAAGGGACTCTGGATCTTCTCATTCTGCAGACCCTGCAGTGGGGTCCCCAGCACGGATACGGAATCAGCCAGGCGATTCGATTCAGGTCCGGCGAGTTGTTCGATGTGGAAACCGGATCGCTGTATCCAGCCCTTCACAGACTTGAGCGCAGCGGGTGGATCTCTTCCGAGTGGAAGACGTCAGAGAACAAGCAGCGCGTGAAGCAATATCGTCTGACCGCGGCCGGCAAAAGGCAGCTCGCACACGAACGATCTCGGTGGGAGAGACTGGCGTCCGCCATCGCCGGCATTCTCAGCCCGCAGGAGTGA